The genomic window CCAGTCTGAAGGCAGAGAGTGGGTCTTAGAGTTGAAGCTCACAGGATGGTAATTACAGGTCatcatcaataataataataataataataataataataataataataataataataatgataattaagCAGCTCtgaaggcaacaaaaacaaaacatcagattATTACTGACACAATCAGAGAAGCAGAGAACTATAATAACCTTTATATGTCCAAATTAAACTCTCCACGCATTAAGTAAACCCCTCTTCCTGCGCGAGCCGCCCCCCTCAGGCATGCCGTGTCCCAGATTTGCGCGTCCATTTAGCGGGGTTTGGActgaccccccccccaatcCCATCCTCCTCCACTGACCTGCTGGTAGTTCTCATCTTCAGGCTGGAAGCTTTTGTCCGTGGCTTGAAACCTTAAGTTGATGTGAGGGAAATTGTGAAGCCAGTAAGTCCACCAGGGCGCGATGTAATCCACGCGGGCTAAAGACATCCCGAACCcgggttgaaaaaaaaaaaaaagttcctaaTTAGCCTCTCAGTCGGTCCTGAAGCGCGCGGGTCTTAATCAAGTCTCACATCAAACAAAGGCAGCGACAGCAGCGGGAGAAATAACAAGTCCAACACGGAGGAGGGTGCTGGTGGTGTGGGGGGGGACAGAAAAGTCCTGCAGAGGCGGGTGTGTTGATCCAAAGTAAGACCCGAGGAggatttctcttttctttttgcctgtaAAAACACCCACCAGTCCCTCCCCGCTCTTGTCCTCCTGTCTCTGGACCCGCAGCTCCTCTTCCCGTCCGACTGTCAGCGGCGGGGGCGCGCGCTGATAGTAAGGGACACCAGGCGGTGCGGGAGCGCGCACACGGGTTTCCGCTTCGACAAATTAACCTGGCAGCACATCGTAAAGTAAAACTCttccacacacacgcacacatttTAGGATGTGTTGTAATATATTCTGTAAATAtcagtgtttcttgttttagtcGCTTCTCTATCAGTTTCTGTGAACCGTAGAGCTGAAAATACCgcactgccatctagtggtcaaAACAAGACATTACATTTCCATCAGGGCAGATGTGAACTTGCTCAtcacatcttcagctgatttgtAAATCAGGATTGTTATATATTGCAAAACGTCAACAATTTTCCTGGACTACCAAGATCATAAATCTAATAATATAAACCATTTAAGGGTGCTAATATGAGACCATATTTCATTGGAAAGGctatcaactttttaaaaaaaatgtgcaattttatAATTCAGGTAGATGAACCAACatatgaaggaagctcatttcagccgcttctATCCAGGaccttgttctttcagtcaggATCCAAACCttgtgaccataggtgagggatGGAACATAACTTCCTCCGTAGGGCGGcgaggctcagccttagagatgaggtgaggagcgcgaggtagagccgctgctccttcacatcggaaggagtcagctgaggtggttcgggaatctgattaggatgctaATTTAGGTTTTACAGGCATGTCTCACTGGGACGAGTCCTCCTTggagggattctggatcctctctggcccgggaacacctcgggatcccccaggaggagctggagagcatCGCTGGGGGACAAGGAGGTCTGGGTtcccctcctggacctgctgcctcctaACTTGAGTTTGTTAGAGGCTAAAGAATTTAACTTTTACTTTCagcttaaagttttaattttaaacacgGAATGTGTTCAATGACTCCAGTAGATGGACAGAAGTTACTGAACCAAGAACTTTAACACAAAGACACTGAAAACACTCAACTTCCTGCTTGCATGAATGAGACTCAACGCTGAGGTGAAACATTACAGAATAAgttcagtttaagaaaataaaaaaactgagcttcaATAGGTAAATATGTGCCGCTCCATCTTCCACGCAGGAAGCTGAGTGGCAacgatgtttctgttttgtttcacacagTGGAAAGCAGCACAGCaaacaaaagacagttttgttttttcccatttttctttattacaatTATCTGTACATCTTGTTTTTACTTCAGATCCTTCACAGCCAGACCTGCAACGGAAAAAAATAATCCTGATTAGAAAAATCATCAGAACAAATGTTTCAACAAACAATGACTTATTTTCTGAAGGCACAATTTATTCAATGTTTTCACTCTGTTCAGTTATTTTACTAAATTATTAAGATATTTTCCACATTAAGTTTAGTAACAAACAGTCTTTATCAAACATTTGACAAAGAGCTGaagttggtttttattttaagtcacTGCATCcataacaaacatttaaagacccTGGCCTGCAtgaaagatgtttattttattaaaataatttctttctttgcagTTTAATGCAACTTTCATTGTGAACATTAGAAAATTAGCTTTGAAGctattttcttaaaacaagaGACTGAATAAATAATCTGAACAGAGAATTTCCTCAAGTTTGTTACTTTCTGTGAATAACTCAAAcactgcaggaaacaaacaccGCTCTTTGACCAGTAAAGACTTCGTGCCACTTTCGCATCAGTTTACATTACTAAAGATTAACGTTCTTAATAAGAACAATAACTTTTTGTTAGTTCATATGAGTCTGAAATTGTGTTGAAAAGCAGCTCATTAAGACGTTGAGTCAGTCATTGttaaagcatttaaagaaaCTCGATATGTTCTAATAAAATCATGTATTCTTTAATATGACAACCTAACAAAGTCACCATCGACAGAAGATCAAGACGGCATCAAAGTCAGAACTTTAGCTCTACTTTTAACTACAGATGGATATGCTTCTCCAAAACACACCAGTGCTGAACATAATTATCTGCAGTTGTGCTTCATTTGGAGAATTTCATTTATCGTCACAGAAATCCATGAAGGCACATCACAGATCTCCACCAGTGCAATCAGCAACAGTTTatacaacttttatttgttttcaatccagagaacacaataaaattaattccccacatttctgtgtttgctctgAAAGCTTGAAAGCATCCATTTGGGTTCTGCCGTCTTTATAAATGCAGAACAACATCCCTGTGTGTAAGGTGGCAGAAGGCCAGACTGACCTGGAGGCAGCGACTGTTTGAGCTTCTCTGCCTTCTCCTTGTCTGTGATGACCAGCGTGTACAGGTACCTGCTGCAGCGCACCTTGAACTTAACGTTGTCCTTGTTCTTCTTGATTTTCACggctgaggaggagcagaaagacGAGGCGTTTTAATAACATTTCAACACAGAGCTGCATCGTCCCAAATCATGAGCAGTTTCAGCAAAACTAATTCTCAATGCTTtacctaaaagttaatcaggagCTGTTTCACATTAATGGGAACTTAATGCTCCCTTGTGGTATGATCATCTCCCTTTAAACAGAATTTATCTAAATAATACAGTCacaaaattacaaacatttGAAGACTTTTAGCGGggtaaaaataaagtgaaagacCGGGCACATTTTCTGGCTAACTGGCAATAatgcaacaacaacaggaaatatattgaaaaaaataacttttg from Kryptolebias marmoratus isolate JLee-2015 linkage group LG17, ASM164957v2, whole genome shotgun sequence includes these protein-coding regions:
- the rpl38 gene encoding 60S ribosomal protein L38 — protein: MPRKIEEIKDFLLTARRKDAKSVKIKKNKDNVKFKVRCSRYLYTLVITDKEKAEKLKQSLPPGLAVKDLK